From a single Brassica rapa cultivar Chiifu-401-42 chromosome A01, CAAS_Brap_v3.01, whole genome shotgun sequence genomic region:
- the LOC103868698 gene encoding flavone 3'-O-methyltransferase 1 isoform X2 — MGSLTNSQVIPLTKISSDEEASLYAMQLGSASVLPMVLKAAIELNLLEIMAKNDCFFGSQMSPSELASHLPTKNPSAHVMLDRILRLLASHSILTCSVRKLPDGGVERLYGLDTVCKYLTNNDDGVSLATHCLLNQDKVLMESWYHLKDAVLEGGIPFDKGYGMPTSVYHGKDQRFANVFNNGMSNHSTIVMKQILEAYKGFEGLSSVVDVGGGIGASLHMVVSKYPTIKGTNFDLPHVIENAPSLVGIEHVKGDMFVSVPKGDAIFLKWVCHDWSDEHCLKLLKNCYDNMYGHLP, encoded by the exons ATGGGATCATTGACAAACTCTCAGGTGATTCCTCTGACAAAAATTTCTAGCGACGAGGAGGCTAGCCTTTATGCCATGCAGCTTGGCAGCGCGTCCGTGCTTCCCATGGTTCTGAAAGCAGCCATTGAGCTCAACTTGCTCGAGATCATGGCCAAGAACGATTGCTTCTTCGGTTCTCAGATGTCTCCTTCAGAGTTAGCATCTCATCTCCCAACCAAGAACCCTTCTGCACACGTCATGCTGGACCGGATCCTCCGGTTGCTTGCCTCACACTCCATACTGACTTGCTCCGTACGTAAACTACCTGACGGTGGTGTAGAGCGTCTCTACGGACTTGACACTGTCTGCAAATACTTGACTAATAACGATGACGGTGTCTCCCTTGCCACTCACTGTCTTTTGAACCAAGACAAGGTCCTCATGGAGAGTTG GTACCATTTGAAGGATGCAGTCCTTGAAGGAGGGATCCCATTCGATAAGGGATACGGTATGCCAACCTCCGTTTATCATGGGAAAGACCAGCGATTTGCAAATGTGTTTAACAATGGAATGTCAAACCACTCCACCATTGTGATGAAGCAGATTCTAGAGGCTTACAAGGGCTTCGAAGGATTATCATCTGTAGTCGATGTTGGAGGTGGAATAGGAGCCTCTCTTCATATGGTTGTTTCCAAGTACCCAACCATCAAAGGGACCAATTTTGATCTCCCACATGTTATCGAGAATGCCCCGTCTCTTGTTG GTATTGAACATGTTAAAGGAGATATGTTTGTTAGTGTTCCCAAAGGAGATGCCATATTCCTTAAG tgGGTTTGCCATGACTGGAGCGACGAACACTGCTTGAAATTATTGAAAAACTGCTATGACAACATGTATGGACATCTTCCATAA
- the LOC103868698 gene encoding flavone 3'-O-methyltransferase 1 isoform X1 — translation MGSLTNSQVIPLTKISSDEEASLYAMQLGSASVLPMVLKAAIELNLLEIMAKNDCFFGSQMSPSELASHLPTKNPSAHVMLDRILRLLASHSILTCSVRKLPDGGVERLYGLDTVCKYLTNNDDGVSLATHCLLNQDKVLMESWYHLKDAVLEGGIPFDKGYGMPTSVYHGKDQRFANVFNNGMSNHSTIVMKQILEAYKGFEGLSSVVDVGGGIGASLHMVVSKYPTIKGTNFDLPHVIENAPSLVGIEHVKGDMFVSVPKGDAIFLKVSKLRRYRFPVIVITQLYFHKYTNIEYKNILLVGLP, via the exons ATGGGATCATTGACAAACTCTCAGGTGATTCCTCTGACAAAAATTTCTAGCGACGAGGAGGCTAGCCTTTATGCCATGCAGCTTGGCAGCGCGTCCGTGCTTCCCATGGTTCTGAAAGCAGCCATTGAGCTCAACTTGCTCGAGATCATGGCCAAGAACGATTGCTTCTTCGGTTCTCAGATGTCTCCTTCAGAGTTAGCATCTCATCTCCCAACCAAGAACCCTTCTGCACACGTCATGCTGGACCGGATCCTCCGGTTGCTTGCCTCACACTCCATACTGACTTGCTCCGTACGTAAACTACCTGACGGTGGTGTAGAGCGTCTCTACGGACTTGACACTGTCTGCAAATACTTGACTAATAACGATGACGGTGTCTCCCTTGCCACTCACTGTCTTTTGAACCAAGACAAGGTCCTCATGGAGAGTTG GTACCATTTGAAGGATGCAGTCCTTGAAGGAGGGATCCCATTCGATAAGGGATACGGTATGCCAACCTCCGTTTATCATGGGAAAGACCAGCGATTTGCAAATGTGTTTAACAATGGAATGTCAAACCACTCCACCATTGTGATGAAGCAGATTCTAGAGGCTTACAAGGGCTTCGAAGGATTATCATCTGTAGTCGATGTTGGAGGTGGAATAGGAGCCTCTCTTCATATGGTTGTTTCCAAGTACCCAACCATCAAAGGGACCAATTTTGATCTCCCACATGTTATCGAGAATGCCCCGTCTCTTGTTG GTATTGAACATGTTAAAGGAGATATGTTTGTTAGTGTTCCCAAAGGAGATGCCATATTCCTTAAGGTTAGCAAATTAAGACGTTATAGATTCCCAGTGATTGTTATAACTCAATTATACTTCCACAAATATACTAAtattgaatataaaaatatattattagtgGGTTTGCCATGA